A genome region from Geodermatophilus bullaregiensis includes the following:
- the ligA gene encoding NAD-dependent DNA ligase LigA → MSTDAATDEDTPQVAATVEREDITEVPDAARTRHRDLSEELDRYAFAYYVQDAPLVSDGQYDERMAELRALEAEHPALLTPDSPSQKVNGGFTATFAPVAHLERMQSLDNVFDGDELSAWAIRVVRDAGNGIAWLCELKVDGVAVALVYERGRLVRAATRGDGTTGEDVTANVRTMDDVPQHLTGDDVPELLEVRGEIYFPIEGFADVNAGMVEQGKPPFANPRNAAAGSLRQKDPRVTASRPLRLVVHGLGARRGFEPARQSEAYERLRGLGLPVSSRYEVVDDLEAVRAYIERFREQRHSVEHEIDGVVVKVDQVSLQRRLGSTARAPRWAIAFKYPPEEATTRLLDIRVNVGRTGRVTPFGYMEPVKVAGSTVQLATLHNASEVERKGVLIGDTVVVRKAGDVIPEILGPVAAARDGSERPFVMPTHCPECGTELRHEREGDADIRCPNARSCPAQLRERVFHVAGRGAFDVEALGYETAIALLQAHLIEDEGDLFSLGEDALSRSPFFTRKKDAGLTANAHKLLANLQHRKDVPLWRVLVALSIRHVGPTAAQALARDFRSLDRIATASEEELAAADGVGPTIARSVRDWFAVDWHREVVEKWRRAGVRLADAGEDAPPGPLTGVTVVITGSLRDLSRDQAIAAVQERGGKVTGSVSKKTGFVVVGADPGSKYDKAVQAKAPILDDDGLRVLLDEGPDAARAVATIGDGSEPAEPAPSGAEPAADGEQPVKATRPRGRRKEAEPGGSEPEEAGPAESGSAQG, encoded by the coding sequence GTGAGCACGGACGCCGCCACGGACGAGGACACCCCGCAGGTCGCCGCCACCGTCGAGCGGGAGGACATCACCGAGGTCCCCGACGCCGCGCGCACCCGTCACCGCGACCTGTCCGAGGAGCTCGACCGCTACGCGTTCGCCTACTACGTGCAGGACGCGCCGCTGGTCAGCGACGGCCAGTACGACGAGCGCATGGCCGAGCTCAGGGCCCTGGAGGCCGAGCACCCGGCGCTGCTCACGCCCGACTCGCCGAGCCAGAAGGTCAACGGCGGGTTCACCGCCACCTTCGCGCCGGTCGCCCACCTCGAGCGGATGCAGAGCCTGGACAACGTCTTCGACGGCGACGAGCTCTCCGCCTGGGCGATCCGGGTGGTGCGCGACGCCGGGAACGGGATCGCCTGGCTGTGCGAGCTGAAGGTCGACGGCGTCGCCGTGGCGCTGGTCTACGAGCGCGGCCGGCTGGTGCGCGCGGCCACCCGCGGCGACGGGACGACGGGGGAGGACGTCACCGCCAACGTCCGCACCATGGACGACGTCCCGCAGCACCTCACCGGGGACGACGTCCCCGAGCTGCTCGAGGTCCGCGGCGAGATCTACTTCCCGATCGAGGGGTTCGCCGACGTCAACGCCGGCATGGTGGAGCAGGGCAAGCCCCCGTTCGCCAACCCGCGCAACGCCGCGGCCGGCTCGCTGCGGCAGAAGGACCCGCGGGTGACGGCGTCGCGGCCGCTGCGGCTGGTCGTGCACGGCCTGGGCGCGCGGCGTGGCTTCGAGCCGGCCCGCCAGTCGGAGGCCTACGAGCGACTGCGCGGGCTCGGCCTGCCGGTGAGCAGCCGCTACGAGGTGGTCGACGACCTCGAGGCGGTACGGGCCTACATCGAGCGCTTCCGCGAGCAGCGGCACTCGGTGGAGCACGAGATCGACGGCGTCGTCGTCAAGGTCGACCAGGTGTCCCTGCAGCGGCGGCTGGGCTCGACCGCGCGGGCGCCGCGGTGGGCGATCGCCTTCAAGTACCCGCCGGAGGAGGCCACCACCAGGCTGCTCGACATCCGGGTCAACGTGGGCCGCACCGGCCGGGTGACCCCCTTCGGCTACATGGAGCCGGTCAAGGTCGCCGGCTCCACCGTGCAGCTGGCCACGCTGCACAACGCGAGCGAGGTCGAGCGCAAGGGCGTGCTCATCGGCGACACCGTCGTCGTCCGCAAGGCCGGCGACGTCATCCCGGAGATCCTCGGCCCGGTGGCCGCCGCCCGCGACGGCTCCGAGCGCCCCTTCGTGATGCCCACGCACTGCCCCGAGTGCGGCACCGAGCTGCGGCACGAGAGGGAGGGCGACGCCGACATCCGCTGCCCGAACGCGCGCTCGTGCCCCGCGCAGCTGCGGGAGCGGGTGTTCCACGTCGCCGGCCGCGGGGCCTTCGACGTCGAGGCGCTGGGGTACGAGACGGCGATCGCGCTGCTGCAGGCCCACCTGATCGAGGACGAGGGCGACCTGTTCTCCCTCGGCGAGGACGCGCTGTCGCGCTCGCCGTTCTTCACGAGGAAGAAGGACGCCGGGCTGACGGCCAACGCCCACAAGCTCCTGGCCAACCTGCAGCACCGCAAGGACGTCCCGCTGTGGCGGGTGCTGGTGGCGCTGTCGATCCGGCACGTCGGCCCGACCGCCGCGCAGGCGCTGGCCCGCGACTTCCGCTCCCTGGACCGCATCGCCACGGCGTCGGAGGAGGAGCTGGCCGCCGCCGACGGGGTCGGCCCCACGATCGCCCGCTCGGTCCGCGACTGGTTCGCCGTCGACTGGCACCGCGAGGTCGTGGAGAAGTGGCGCCGGGCCGGTGTGCGGCTGGCCGACGCCGGCGAGGACGCCCCGCCCGGACCGCTCACCGGGGTCACCGTGGTCATCACCGGGTCGCTGCGCGACCTGTCCCGTGACCAGGCCATCGCCGCGGTGCAGGAGCGCGGCGGCAAGGTCACCGGCTCGGTCTCGAAGAAGACCGGCTTCGTGGTGGTCGGCGCCGACCCCGGCAGCAAGTACGACAAGGCCGTGCAGGCCAAGGCGCCGATCCTGGACGACGACGGCCTGCGGGTGCTGCTCGACGAGGGTCCCGACGCGGCCCGCGCGGTCGCCACGATCGGTGACGGGAGCGAGCCGGCGGAGCCCGCCCCGTCGGGTGCCGAGCCGGCCGCGGACGGGGAGCAGCCCGTGAAGGCGACGCGGCCGAGGGGCCGGCGGAAGGAGGCCGAGCCGGGAGGGTCCGAGCCGG
- a CDS encoding methionine synthase, with protein sequence MASPTDPTHADDRTDPGPAPAPWGPASGVGSLPGTDPAEALRVVLGELPGMPHLPELPARGAGADLIGRSAALLVDLAVDLTPAGWRLVPRGGVDLRRAQEFLARDLDVLHDVAGTHRGPFKVQAAGPWTLAAGLERERGERAVVDPGARRDLGQSLAEGIGAHVAEVAARVPGAQVVVQLDEPSLPGVLQGSLPTVSGFGRLSAVEASVVESELAAVVAAVPGPVVVHCCAHRAPLDLVRAAGADALSFDLGLVQDLDALGAAVEAGTHLLVGVAPGTDATLPAPAATASRLRAWWRELGFPADALHEAVTLTPACGLAGATPAYARAAMTHVREAARYLVPE encoded by the coding sequence GTGGCCTCCCCGACCGACCCGACGCACGCCGACGACCGCACCGACCCGGGGCCGGCCCCCGCACCGTGGGGCCCGGCCTCGGGCGTCGGGTCCCTGCCCGGCACCGACCCGGCCGAGGCGCTGCGCGTCGTCCTCGGCGAGCTGCCCGGCATGCCGCACCTGCCCGAGCTGCCCGCGCGCGGCGCCGGCGCGGACCTGATCGGCCGCAGTGCCGCGCTCCTGGTCGACCTCGCCGTCGACCTGACCCCCGCGGGCTGGCGGCTGGTGCCCCGCGGCGGCGTCGACCTGCGCCGCGCCCAGGAGTTCCTCGCCCGCGACCTCGACGTCCTGCACGACGTCGCCGGGACCCACCGCGGCCCGTTCAAGGTGCAGGCCGCCGGGCCCTGGACGCTGGCCGCCGGGCTGGAGCGCGAGCGCGGTGAGCGGGCCGTCGTCGACCCCGGTGCCCGCCGCGACCTCGGCCAGTCGCTGGCCGAGGGGATCGGCGCGCACGTCGCCGAGGTCGCCGCGCGCGTGCCGGGCGCGCAGGTGGTCGTGCAGCTCGACGAGCCGTCGCTGCCCGGAGTCCTGCAGGGGTCGCTGCCCACGGTGAGCGGGTTCGGCCGGCTCTCCGCGGTGGAGGCGTCCGTGGTGGAGTCCGAGCTGGCCGCCGTGGTCGCCGCGGTGCCCGGGCCGGTCGTCGTCCACTGCTGCGCGCACCGGGCGCCGCTGGACCTGGTGCGCGCCGCCGGCGCGGACGCGCTGTCGTTCGACCTCGGCCTGGTGCAGGACCTCGACGCCCTCGGTGCCGCCGTCGAGGCCGGCACCCACCTGCTCGTCGGCGTCGCCCCCGGCACCGACGCGACCCTGCCCGCGCCCGCGGCGACCGCCTCCCGGCTGCGGGCGTGGTGGCGCGAGCTCGGCTTCCCCGCCGACGCGCTGCACGAGGCCGTCACGCTGACCCCGGCCTGCGGGCTGGCCGGGGCCACCCCGGCCTACGCCCGCGCGGCGATGACCCACGTCCGCGAGGCGGCGCGGTACCTCGTCCCGGAGTGA
- a CDS encoding bifunctional metallophosphatase/5'-nucleotidase yields MRRTRLTLAAAAAVATSAGLLAAPSVASAAPEDVTVQLLAMNDFHGRITPQTGADGALATSPGPDGTYGNADDVIVPVGGAAHVAATVQRLETTFRETTQGPADSFFVGAGDLVSASPFESSVFKDEPTIEALNAMGLDVSSVGNHEFDRGTEELRRISAATDGTYTDDVEACEGITPGVDGCFGEGEHAFEGAEFPYLAANVVSRETGEPMLPPYQVLRTPAGQRIALIGVVTESTPTIVSPTGVTDVTFTDEAEAVNRWVPELQRQGIEAIGVLVHEGGTVTDPNAAPTADNCTGLTGPIVDINARTSAAVDLIVSAHTHNAYNCRLADPDGTPRLVTQAGFYGRLVTDIRLPVDRATGDVDRGSAAYAATNVPVTREAADPGVQSIVDYWNARAAGPGNTVVGTVTGDLLRARNGTAVVRNDESVLGTFVANAQLAVARTRPELGDPVVAFMNPGGLRTDITAGEVTFRELFDVQPFSNTVNTLTLTGAAIDDVLEQQFRGATNTTDLVLSTSDGFRYEYDRSRPEGDRVFDCSITVDGTPVSPTGTYRVAANSFLAGGGDAFTAFRTGTDQVTGPVDVDTSVEYLRANTPLTPPTGDHAIPVTTPSCSG; encoded by the coding sequence TTGCGCAGAACGCGCCTCACCCTGGCCGCCGCCGCCGCGGTGGCCACCTCGGCCGGGCTTCTGGCCGCCCCGTCCGTGGCCTCGGCCGCGCCCGAGGACGTGACGGTCCAGCTGCTGGCCATGAACGACTTCCACGGCCGCATCACGCCGCAGACCGGCGCGGACGGGGCGCTGGCGACCTCGCCCGGCCCGGACGGGACCTACGGCAACGCCGACGACGTCATCGTCCCGGTGGGCGGGGCGGCCCACGTCGCCGCCACCGTGCAGCGGCTGGAGACGACGTTCCGCGAGACCACGCAGGGCCCGGCCGACTCCTTCTTCGTCGGCGCCGGCGACCTGGTCAGTGCCTCGCCGTTCGAGTCCAGCGTCTTCAAGGACGAGCCGACCATCGAGGCCCTGAACGCCATGGGGCTGGACGTGTCCTCCGTGGGGAACCACGAGTTCGACCGGGGCACGGAGGAGCTGCGGCGCATCTCGGCCGCCACCGACGGCACGTACACCGACGACGTCGAGGCCTGCGAGGGCATCACCCCGGGCGTCGACGGCTGCTTCGGCGAGGGCGAGCACGCCTTCGAGGGCGCCGAGTTCCCCTACCTGGCCGCCAACGTCGTCTCCCGCGAGACCGGCGAGCCGATGCTCCCGCCGTACCAGGTCCTCCGGACCCCGGCCGGCCAGCGGATCGCGCTCATCGGCGTGGTCACCGAGAGCACCCCGACGATCGTCTCGCCGACCGGCGTCACCGACGTGACGTTCACCGACGAGGCCGAGGCGGTCAACCGCTGGGTGCCCGAGCTGCAGCGCCAGGGCATCGAGGCGATCGGCGTGCTGGTCCACGAGGGCGGGACGGTCACGGACCCCAACGCCGCGCCGACGGCCGACAACTGCACCGGCCTGACCGGCCCGATCGTCGACATCAACGCCCGCACGTCAGCGGCGGTCGACCTGATCGTCAGCGCGCACACCCACAACGCGTACAACTGCCGGCTGGCCGACCCCGACGGCACCCCGCGGCTGGTCACCCAGGCCGGCTTCTACGGCCGCCTGGTCACCGACATCCGGCTGCCCGTCGACCGGGCCACCGGTGACGTCGACCGCGGTTCCGCCGCGTACGCGGCCACCAACGTGCCGGTGACGCGCGAGGCCGCCGACCCCGGGGTGCAGTCGATCGTCGACTACTGGAACGCCCGCGCCGCGGGACCGGGCAACACGGTCGTCGGCACGGTCACCGGCGACCTGCTGCGCGCCCGCAACGGCACCGCCGTGGTCCGCAACGACGAGTCCGTGCTCGGCACCTTCGTGGCCAACGCCCAGCTGGCCGTCGCCCGCACCCGCCCGGAGCTCGGCGACCCCGTCGTCGCCTTCATGAACCCCGGCGGGCTCCGGACCGACATCACCGCCGGTGAGGTGACGTTCCGCGAGCTGTTCGACGTCCAGCCGTTCAGCAACACGGTGAACACGCTCACGCTGACCGGCGCGGCCATCGACGACGTCCTCGAGCAGCAGTTCCGCGGTGCGACCAACACCACCGACCTCGTGCTCTCGACCTCGGACGGCTTCCGCTACGAGTACGACCGCAGCCGTCCGGAGGGTGACCGGGTGTTCGACTGCTCGATCACCGTCGACGGCACGCCGGTGAGCCCGACCGGCACCTACCGGGTCGCGGCGAACTCGTTCCTCGCCGGCGGCGGTGACGCGTTCACCGCCTTCCGGACCGGGACCGACCAGGTCACCGGGCCGGTCGACGTGGACACCTCGGTCGAGTACCTCCGCGCCAACACCCCGCTGACGCCGCCCACGGGCGACCACGCGATCCCGGTGACCACGCCGAGCTGCTCGGGCTGA
- the mnmA gene encoding tRNA 2-thiouridine(34) synthase MnmA, translated as MRLLAAMSGGVDSAVAAALAVDAGHDVTGVHLALSPDRQTLRSGARGCCSVEDAHDARRVADELGIPFYVWDLAERFTEDVVDDFVAEYAAGRTPNPCLRCNERIKFTAVLDRALALGFDAVVTGHHARLAGGQLRRSVDAAKDQSYVLGVLTAGQLAGALFPLGSMTKERVRAIAAERGFAVATKPDSHDICFIPDGDTRGFLTRRLGARPGPVVDAATGATVGTHEGTHGFTVGQRRGLGLAVGDQRPRFVLSIEPVTRTVTVGTAELTGVDVVRTGPPTWTGAAPALPLRAEVQLRAHAAAVACEVTAGADGGLVLALATTQRGVAPGQSAVLYAPDPVRGDLVLGQAPVAVP; from the coding sequence ATGAGGCTGCTGGCCGCGATGAGCGGGGGAGTGGACTCGGCGGTGGCCGCGGCGCTGGCGGTCGACGCCGGGCACGACGTCACCGGCGTCCACCTGGCGCTCTCGCCCGACCGGCAGACCCTGCGCAGCGGTGCCCGCGGCTGCTGCAGCGTCGAGGACGCCCACGACGCCCGCCGGGTCGCCGACGAGCTCGGCATCCCGTTCTACGTCTGGGACCTCGCCGAGCGGTTCACCGAGGACGTCGTCGACGACTTCGTGGCCGAGTACGCGGCCGGCCGCACGCCCAACCCGTGCCTGCGCTGCAACGAGCGGATCAAGTTCACCGCGGTCCTCGACCGGGCGCTGGCGCTGGGCTTCGACGCCGTCGTCACCGGGCACCACGCGCGGCTGGCCGGCGGGCAGCTGCGCCGGTCGGTCGACGCGGCCAAGGACCAGTCCTACGTCCTCGGCGTCCTCACCGCCGGCCAGCTGGCCGGGGCGCTGTTCCCACTGGGGTCGATGACCAAGGAGCGGGTGCGCGCGATCGCCGCCGAGCGCGGGTTCGCGGTGGCCACCAAGCCCGACTCGCACGACATCTGCTTCATCCCCGACGGCGACACCCGCGGCTTCCTCACCCGCCGGCTGGGCGCGCGCCCGGGGCCGGTGGTCGACGCCGCCACGGGCGCCACCGTGGGCACGCACGAGGGCACCCACGGCTTCACCGTCGGGCAGCGGCGCGGCCTGGGCCTCGCGGTGGGCGACCAGCGGCCGCGCTTCGTGCTCTCGATCGAGCCGGTCACCCGCACGGTGACGGTCGGGACGGCGGAGCTGACCGGGGTCGACGTCGTCCGCACCGGTCCGCCCACCTGGACCGGCGCGGCACCGGCGCTGCCGCTGCGCGCCGAGGTCCAGCTGCGCGCGCACGCCGCCGCCGTCGCCTGCGAGGTGACCGCCGGTGCGGACGGCGGGCTGGTGCTCGCGCTCGCCACGACGCAGCGCGGGGTGGCTCCCGGGCAGTCGGCCGTCCTCTACGCGCCCGACCCGGTGCGCGGCGACCTGGTGCTCGGCCAGGCGCCGGTCGCCGTCCCCTAG
- a CDS encoding cysteine desulfurase family protein: MTYLDHAATTPVLPEALAAMTEQMGRVGNASSLHAGGRAARRSAEQARERLAEALGARPSEVLFTGGGTESDNLAVKGLYWARREADPRRRRLVVSPAEHHAVLDSAQWLAEHEGAEVTWLRPETTGRITPAALADALGDGSDVAVASVMWANNEIGTVSDVAALAEVAHAVGVPLHTDAVQAVGQVPVDFAASGVDALTMTGHKLGGPMGAGALLLRRNAECTPLLHGGGQERDVRSGTLDVPAIVGLAVAAGAAVAGRGEQAVRLAALRDRLVAGVLEQVPDAQLNGPPLGDVVAGGPGRLPGNAHLSFPGAEGDALLMLLDARGIECSTGSACSAGVARPSHVLTAVGADTARARSSLRFSLGSTSTGADVDALLAVIGPVVERARRAGLGRR; encoded by the coding sequence ACGCCGGCGGCCGCGCCGCGCGCCGGTCGGCCGAGCAGGCCCGCGAGCGGCTGGCCGAGGCGCTGGGCGCCCGACCGTCGGAGGTCCTGTTCACCGGTGGCGGCACCGAGAGCGACAACCTCGCGGTCAAGGGCCTGTACTGGGCCCGGCGGGAGGCCGACCCGCGCCGGCGGCGGCTCGTCGTCAGCCCTGCCGAGCACCACGCCGTCCTCGACAGCGCCCAGTGGCTGGCCGAGCACGAGGGTGCGGAGGTGACCTGGCTGCGGCCGGAGACCACCGGCCGGATCACCCCGGCGGCACTGGCCGACGCGCTCGGCGACGGGTCCGACGTCGCGGTGGCCAGCGTCATGTGGGCCAACAACGAGATCGGCACGGTCAGCGACGTCGCGGCGCTGGCGGAGGTGGCCCACGCCGTCGGCGTGCCGCTGCACACCGACGCCGTGCAGGCCGTCGGCCAGGTGCCGGTGGACTTCGCCGCCAGCGGCGTCGACGCGCTGACCATGACCGGGCACAAGCTCGGCGGTCCCATGGGCGCGGGCGCGCTGCTGCTGCGGCGGAACGCGGAGTGCACGCCGCTGCTGCACGGCGGCGGGCAGGAGCGCGACGTCCGCTCCGGCACCCTCGACGTGCCGGCCATCGTGGGCCTGGCGGTCGCGGCCGGTGCCGCCGTCGCCGGGCGTGGCGAGCAGGCCGTCCGGCTGGCCGCACTGCGCGACCGGCTGGTCGCCGGAGTGCTCGAGCAGGTGCCCGACGCCCAGCTCAACGGCCCCCCGCTGGGCGACGTCGTCGCCGGTGGCCCCGGCCGGCTGCCCGGCAACGCCCATCTGTCCTTCCCCGGCGCCGAGGGCGACGCGCTGCTCATGCTGCTCGACGCCCGCGGCATCGAGTGCTCGACCGGCTCGGCCTGCAGCGCCGGGGTGGCTCGCCCCAGCCACGTGCTCACCGCCGTGGGCGCCGACACCGCCCGGGCGCGCAGCTCGCTGCGCTTCAGCCTGGGCTCGACGAGCACCGGCGCCGACGTCGACGCGCTGCTGGCCGTGATCGGCCCGGTCGTGGAGCGGGCCCGCCGCGCCGGGCTGGGGCGCCGATGA